The Anaerolineales bacterium genomic interval TCGGCTCCAACACGCTGACGATCGACGGCGTGGATCGCCTGCACGGCGGCGAGTTCCGCATCGGGGCAGACTACATCGAAGTCGTCAGCTACATCGCCGCCGCCGTCGTCACTGGCGGCAGCATTCGCATTCACCAGGCGGCCCCGGAACACCTCGATATGATCCGCCTGGTCTTGGCACGACTGGGGGTGACCTGGCAGGTGGAGGGGGAAACGGTGGTTGTTCCCGAGGATCAGGCACTGGAGATCCACCCCGACCTCGGCGGCTATATCCCCGAGATCTCGGTCATGCCCTGGCCGGCCTTCCCAACCGATCTGGTGAGCATCGCCATCGTGATCGCCAGCCAAGCACGGGGCACGGTCCTGTTCCACGACTGGATGTACCCCAGCCGGATGTTCTTCATCGACAAGCTGGTGTCCATGGGCGCCCGGATCATCTTGTGCGATCCCCACCGCTGTATCGTGGAAGGCCCCACCCGCCTGATCGGCGAGCAGCTCGAAAGCCCGGACATCCGGGCCGGGATGTCGCTGGTTCTGGCCGCCCTGGCCGCCGACGGCGTCTCGACCATTCGGAACATCGGCCAAATCGACCGGGGGTACGAGCAGATCGACGAGAAGCTGCGAGGCCTGGGCGCCCACATCGAGCGGCTGGAGGGCTGAGGCCCCGCCCGAGGCCCCCGGGAAGTGCTGCTTGAAGCTCTGGCCGGCCGAGGTATAATTCCTCGGTCGGCCTGGCGCCGATAACTTATCTCTGGGATAGTGTCATGCCAAAGCGAACGTATCAACCCAAGATCCGCCACCGGGCGCGGGTCCATGGCTTCCGGGCGCGAATGGCCACCCGCGGCGGACGGGGTGTCTTGAAACGACGCCGGCTCAAGGGCCGCCACCGCCTGGTTCAGCTTGTCAACCGCCACGTGAAAAAGGTCAACTGGAACGCCTGATCCGCAAGGTCCGGCATCCGGCGGCGCCGCCAACGGCGCTCCAGCCGGGCTTAATCTCGCCAGGGGAATGGACCGCATCCATCGGCTGGCCAGCGCGAGCGATGTCGACCGGGTCCGCCGCCTGGGTCGGTCGCAAGCCAGCCCGTTGATGGTGGTGGTGGCTGGCGCCAGCGACTTGCCGTACCCCCGGTTCGCGTTTGTTGCCGGCAAGGGCGTCGGCGGCGCCGTCAAGCGCAACCGGGCCAAGCGCCGGATGCGGGCCCTCGTTCAGGCGCATCTGCCGCAGGTGGCGTCAGGAAAGGACATTGTCTTGATTGCACGCACGCCGCTGCTGGCGGCGGAGTGGCCAGTCGTACTGGACACCGGGCTGCGCCTGCTGCAGCGGGCGGGAGCCCTTCATGACTGAAGATTCGACTGTGTTTGAAAGCGCTTCATCCGAACCGTTGCTGAGCGAGATCCCGCTCCGGCTGACCAACCTTCCCCGCCTGCTCGGAATGGCGCTGATCCGGGGCTACCAGATGACCTTGGCGCACCTGGTGCCGGCGGACACCTGCCGCTTCACCCCCACCTGCAGCCACTACGGCTATCAGGCGGTGGCCAAGCACGGCCTGATCAAAGGAAGCCTGCTGGGCGCCTGGCGCATCCTTCGCTGCCAGCCTTTCAGCAAGGGCGGGTATGACCCTGTCCCATAGGAGCCGAATGATCCACCGATTCCCCACACCCAAAGTACTGCTGATCGCGGCTGCGGTCGCCGCCTCCCTGGCGCTCTCCGGCTGTTCCGGCAATGTCATGACGGGCGCCAGCTGGCCGGGACTGGCCTCGCAGGGCACGACGGTGTACGTCGTCTTCAACACCTTCGTTCACGCCATCGATAGCGCCAACGGCGCCGAGCTCTGGCGCTTTCCGGCCGAGGCGGATCGGAAGCTGACGATGTTCGCCGCCCCAGCCATTAGCGAGGACGGCGCCACGCTGTATGTCGGCGCCTACGACTATCAGGTCTACGCCCTGGATGCCGCCAATGGCAGCCTCAAGTGGAAGGCGACTGTCGCCAGCGATCGCATCATCGGGTCGCCCGTGATCTACGGCGATCTACTGTTGGTTCCTTCCGCTGACAAGTTTCTATATGCCCTCGACCGCGCCAGCGGCTCGTTGGTTTGGTCGTACGAGACCGAGGGCGGGCTGTGGGCGGCGCCCGCCATCGACGGCGACCGCGCCTACCAATCCATCCTGCAGCACAAACTCCTCGCCCTTGACCTGAAGACCCGGAAGCCGGCATGGCAGGTCGACCTGGGCGGCGCCATGGCCGGGCCACCGGCTCTGTCCGACAGCCAGGTCATGGTCGGCAACTTCGTCAACGGCATGCGGGCCGTCTCCAAGGACAGCGGGGGCGACCGCTGGTCGTACCGATCGGACGGATGGATCTGGGGCACCCCGCTCGTTGCCCAGGATCGGGTGGTCTTTGGCGACGATCAGGGAACGCTGGTTGCCCTCGGGCTGATCGACGGGAAGGAAGTGTGGCGAACCCAGCTGGAGGGCGGGATCACCGGTTCGCCGCTGGCCGCCGAAGACCAGTTGTTCGTCGTCACCCGCACCGGGCAGGCCTACGCCCGCTCCCTCGCCGACGGCTCTCCGATCTGGCAGCAACTGCTGGCAGGAGAACTCAACTCCTCTCCGATCCTGGTGGATGGCAAGCTGATTGTGGCCTCCCAGACCGGCGAGGTGCTCCTTAGCGCCCTCGATCCGGCCAGCGGCCGGGTGATCTGGGCCTTTACACCGCAGAAATGAGCGAGTAGCCGACCATGTGGGATACCCTGATCCTCAACCCAATGATCAACGCCCTGCTGTGGATCTATGCCCTGCTCAGCCAGAACTTCGGCTTGGCGATCATCATGTTCACGATTGTCATCCGCCTGGTCACGGTTCCCCTCACCTTGCAGCAGCAGCGCAGCCAGCAGAAGATGCAGGAACTCCAGCAATCCAAGCGCTGGCAGGACATTCAGAAGAAGCACAAGGACGACAAGAAGGCGCTGCAGGAAGAGCAGCTCAAGCTGTACCGCGAAGTGGGCTTTAATCCGATGAGCGGCTGCCTGCCCACCGTGATCCAGCTGCCGATCATCTTCGGCTTGTACGGCGCTATCACCCGCGCCCTGGCTTCGACGCCGGGACAGCTACTGGGGCTTTCGGTCCACTTGTATCCTCGGACGCCCGATCTCCTGATCCCGCTTAACAGCCAGTTCTTGTGGATGGACCTGGCCAAGCCCGAGCGGCTGTATCTGCCCTTTCTTCCGGGGACCATCGGCATCCCGGTGCTCACCATCCTGGTGGTCATCTCGACCTACATGCAGTCGAAGCTGACCACCCCGGCGAGCCCGAACGCTCAGGGCGGGCAGATGAGCCAGATGATGACCCTGTACATGCCGCTTCTGCTCGGCTACTTCTCCTTCACCTTTCCAGCCGGCCTGGCGCTCTATTTCGTCACTTCTAACGTGCTGGCCATCGTGCAGTACGCTGCCACCGGCAAGATCGATTGGCACAACATGTTCAAATTCTCCTTGGCGGCGCCAAGGAAGTGAGCGATTTTGGGCACAGCGAGCGCGGCCCGGCCCGTACGACGAGCTGAGCTGCCCCGGCCGATGGCCAGAGGCGGCGCCATCGGGGGCGGCCCACGAGGATTGGGGAATGGCGGAATTCAAGACCAGCCTGGAAGTGATCGCACCGACCGTCGAAGAGGCCGTCAAGCGCGGCACGGCGCAGCTGGGGGTCCCTCGGGAGGCGCTCGACATCCACGTCCTGGATGAGGGCAGCCGTGGGGTCTTCGGGCTGACCAGCCGCCAGGCGCGGGTGCGCCTGGTGGTTCGCGGGCAGACGCTACCCGGCGCCGGGCAAACGCCGGAGCCTGAGTTGGTAGTCCGCGGGCAGGCGCCTCCCGCCCTCGCCCCGACGGCGCAGCCCGAGAGTAGTGAGGAGGACCACGAGGCCGTCAGCACCGCCAGGGTCGTCGTCGAGTCGCTGCTGGAACGGATGGAGATCGATGCCGCCGTGGATGCCGTTTGGGGCGAGCCTAGCGACGAGAAGGACCGGCGCCCGCTGCTGGTCAACATCCGCGGCGGCGACCTGAGTCTTCTGATCGGCCGCAAGGGCGAGACGCTGGCCGCCCTGCAGTACATCACCCGGCTGATCGTCGCCAAGGAGACCCAGCGTCCGGTGGCGGTCGTGGTCGATGTCCAGGGATACCGGGCGCGCCGCGAGGAGCAGCTGCGCCAACTCGCCAAGCGCATGGCTGAGCAGGCCGTTGAACGCGGCCGCACCATGATCCTCGAGCCGATGCCCGCCAACGAACGGCGGATCATCCACCTCGAGCTGCGCGATCATCCACAAGTTACCACCGAGAGCACCGGCGAGGCGGATCAACGCAAGGTCACGATCATCCCGCGGCTCTGACCCCGCCGAGAGGGATGGCCTTCTCCGCGCCCCCAGCGTTCTCGTCCGCATCCCGGCCTGTCAGGTCGCTCACGACCCGGCTCGGCTATAATCGCCCCGATGGGGTCCCCGCTTCCGCTGCCCTTGGTCGACTACTTGCTCCTCGGCCACGTTTCGAAAGATCTCGTTCCCGAAGGCCACCGCCTGGGCGGTGCCGTCGCCTACTCCGGATGCACCGCCCGCGCCATGGGGCTAACCGTCG includes:
- a CDS encoding UDP-N-acetylglucosamine 1-carboxyvinyltransferase, giving the protein GSNTLTIDGVDRLHGGEFRIGADYIEVVSYIAAAVVTGGSIRIHQAAPEHLDMIRLVLARLGVTWQVEGETVVVPEDQALEIHPDLGGYIPEISVMPWPAFPTDLVSIAIVIASQARGTVLFHDWMYPSRMFFIDKLVSMGARIILCDPHRCIVEGPTRLIGEQLESPDIRAGMSLVLAALAADGVSTIRNIGQIDRGYEQIDEKLRGLGAHIERLEG
- the rpmH gene encoding 50S ribosomal protein L34, encoding MPKRTYQPKIRHRARVHGFRARMATRGGRGVLKRRRLKGRHRLVQLVNRHVKKVNWNA
- the rnpA gene encoding ribonuclease P protein component; its protein translation is MDRIHRLASASDVDRVRRLGRSQASPLMVVVAGASDLPYPRFAFVAGKGVGGAVKRNRAKRRMRALVQAHLPQVASGKDIVLIARTPLLAAEWPVVLDTGLRLLQRAGALHD
- the yidD gene encoding membrane protein insertion efficiency factor YidD, which codes for MTEDSTVFESASSEPLLSEIPLRLTNLPRLLGMALIRGYQMTLAHLVPADTCRFTPTCSHYGYQAVAKHGLIKGSLLGAWRILRCQPFSKGGYDPVP
- a CDS encoding PQQ-binding-like beta-propeller repeat protein; the encoded protein is MIHRFPTPKVLLIAAAVAASLALSGCSGNVMTGASWPGLASQGTTVYVVFNTFVHAIDSANGAELWRFPAEADRKLTMFAAPAISEDGATLYVGAYDYQVYALDAANGSLKWKATVASDRIIGSPVIYGDLLLVPSADKFLYALDRASGSLVWSYETEGGLWAAPAIDGDRAYQSILQHKLLALDLKTRKPAWQVDLGGAMAGPPALSDSQVMVGNFVNGMRAVSKDSGGDRWSYRSDGWIWGTPLVAQDRVVFGDDQGTLVALGLIDGKEVWRTQLEGGITGSPLAAEDQLFVVTRTGQAYARSLADGSPIWQQLLAGELNSSPILVDGKLIVASQTGEVLLSALDPASGRVIWAFTPQK
- a CDS encoding YidC/Oxa1 family membrane protein insertase translates to MWDTLILNPMINALLWIYALLSQNFGLAIIMFTIVIRLVTVPLTLQQQRSQQKMQELQQSKRWQDIQKKHKDDKKALQEEQLKLYREVGFNPMSGCLPTVIQLPIIFGLYGAITRALASTPGQLLGLSVHLYPRTPDLLIPLNSQFLWMDLAKPERLYLPFLPGTIGIPVLTILVVISTYMQSKLTTPASPNAQGGQMSQMMTLYMPLLLGYFSFTFPAGLALYFVTSNVLAIVQYAATGKIDWHNMFKFSLAAPRK
- a CDS encoding Jag N-terminal domain-containing protein, yielding MAEFKTSLEVIAPTVEEAVKRGTAQLGVPREALDIHVLDEGSRGVFGLTSRQARVRLVVRGQTLPGAGQTPEPELVVRGQAPPALAPTAQPESSEEDHEAVSTARVVVESLLERMEIDAAVDAVWGEPSDEKDRRPLLVNIRGGDLSLLIGRKGETLAALQYITRLIVAKETQRPVAVVVDVQGYRARREEQLRQLAKRMAEQAVERGRTMILEPMPANERRIIHLELRDHPQVTTESTGEADQRKVTIIPRL